From the genome of Microbacterium lacus, one region includes:
- a CDS encoding sulfite exporter TauE/SafE family protein produces the protein MFELTWFAWALLGVAAVVIGLSKTAVPGAGTVAVAIFAAMLPAKQSTGTILLLLILADLFAVFTYRKHTNWRALLRLAPAVVAGILLGVVFLFFADDVWVKKTIGVILLVVIAITLLRRRMGAQVSDAGPHRVAAATYGTIGGFTTMVANAAGPVMSMYFLAARFPVKEFLGTAAWFFAIVNIGKVPFSIGLGLITVPGLVVDLVLAPLVIGGALFGRWLAGRLNQTVFERLVIAFTVIGAVYLLI, from the coding sequence ATGTTCGAGCTGACCTGGTTCGCGTGGGCGCTGCTCGGCGTCGCGGCGGTCGTGATCGGCCTCTCCAAGACCGCCGTCCCGGGAGCGGGGACCGTCGCGGTGGCGATCTTCGCGGCGATGCTCCCGGCGAAGCAGTCCACCGGGACGATCCTGCTGCTGCTGATCCTCGCCGACCTCTTCGCCGTCTTCACGTATCGGAAGCACACGAACTGGCGGGCACTGCTGCGCCTCGCGCCCGCCGTGGTCGCCGGCATCCTGCTCGGCGTCGTGTTCCTGTTCTTCGCCGATGACGTATGGGTGAAGAAGACGATCGGGGTCATCCTGCTCGTCGTGATCGCGATCACGCTGCTGCGCCGGCGCATGGGCGCGCAGGTGTCGGATGCCGGTCCGCACCGCGTCGCGGCGGCGACCTACGGCACGATCGGGGGGTTCACCACGATGGTCGCGAACGCCGCCGGACCGGTGATGTCGATGTACTTCCTCGCCGCGCGCTTCCCGGTGAAGGAGTTCCTCGGCACGGCCGCGTGGTTCTTCGCGATCGTGAACATCGGCAAGGTGCCCTTCTCGATCGGGCTCGGCCTGATCACGGTGCCGGGGCTCGTGGTCGACCTCGTGCTCGCCCCGCTCGTGATCGGCGGTGCCCTGTTCGGCCGCTGGCTCGCCGGTCGCCTGAATCAGACGGTGTTCGAACGGCTCGTGATCGCCTTCACGGTGATCGGCGCGGTCTACCTGCTGATCTGA
- the fgd gene encoding glucose-6-phosphate dehydrogenase (coenzyme-F420), with protein sequence MTFPLRLGYKASAEQFGPNELADFAVLAEEVGFDSVFVSDHLQPWMHDGGHAPAAIPWMGAVGARTSRIVLGTSVLTPTFRYHPGVVAQAFATLGVMYPGRIILGVGTGEALNEVTLGLDWPDPPERFQRLKESIGLIEKLWAEERVTFDGTYYSTHDATIYDRPPADQKVPIYIGASGPAATRLAGRIADGYITTSGKDPALYTDTLLPALAEGLQKAGREEGAVDTLIEVKVSLHPDPEVALEKTRFWAPLALSAEEKMGIHDPIEMQRRAAELPIERAASRFIVSTDPEEHVERIAQYVDLGFRHLVFHDPGHDQEEFLRMYGTEVLPRLRARFGE encoded by the coding sequence ATGACCTTCCCCCTGCGTCTGGGCTACAAGGCTTCCGCCGAGCAGTTCGGACCCAACGAGCTCGCCGATTTCGCCGTGCTGGCCGAAGAGGTCGGCTTCGACTCGGTGTTCGTCTCCGACCACCTGCAGCCGTGGATGCACGACGGCGGGCACGCCCCCGCGGCGATCCCGTGGATGGGGGCGGTCGGTGCGCGGACGTCGCGCATCGTGCTGGGCACCTCGGTGCTGACCCCGACGTTCCGCTATCACCCGGGCGTCGTCGCCCAGGCGTTCGCGACGCTCGGCGTGATGTACCCGGGCCGGATCATCCTGGGCGTCGGCACCGGCGAGGCCCTGAACGAAGTGACCCTCGGACTGGACTGGCCCGACCCGCCGGAGCGCTTCCAGCGTCTCAAGGAGTCGATCGGCCTGATCGAGAAGCTGTGGGCCGAGGAGCGGGTCACGTTCGACGGCACCTACTACTCCACGCACGACGCGACGATCTACGACCGCCCGCCCGCGGACCAGAAGGTGCCGATCTACATCGGCGCCTCCGGCCCCGCCGCGACCCGTCTCGCCGGACGCATCGCGGACGGCTACATCACGACGAGCGGAAAGGACCCGGCGCTGTACACCGACACGCTGCTGCCGGCACTCGCGGAGGGCCTGCAGAAGGCCGGGCGCGAGGAGGGCGCGGTCGACACGCTGATCGAGGTGAAGGTCTCGCTGCACCCCGACCCGGAGGTGGCGCTGGAGAAGACCCGCTTCTGGGCCCCGCTCGCGCTGTCGGCGGAGGAGAAGATGGGGATCCACGACCCGATCGAGATGCAGCGCCGCGCGGCGGAGCTGCCGATCGAGCGCGCCGCGTCGCGCTTCATCGTCTCGACCGACCCCGAGGAGCACGTCGAGCGCATCGCGCAGTACGTCGACCTGGGCTTCCGTCACCTGGTCTTCCACGACCCGGGGCACGACCAGGAGGAGTTCCTCCGGATGTACGGCACCGAGGTGCTTCCGCGGCTGCGGGCGCGGTTCGGGGAGTGA
- the cofC gene encoding 2-phospho-L-lactate guanylyltransferase, producing MTGPGSGWAVVIPVKPGAVGKSRLRLADVDRVTLARAIALDTIAAAASCSEVAQVFVVTDDGALPALAFDIPGLRFVPEGNGALRGIDAAVAAGAAAAGEGMPRAALLGDLPALRAEDLATALRDSSAVPRAVVADEEGTGTTLVTAAAGVPFRSSFGEGSFVRHVGLGCTPLDVDETSTLRRDVDTADQLLDAMTLGLGPRTARVLSGR from the coding sequence GTGACCGGGCCCGGCTCCGGCTGGGCGGTCGTCATCCCGGTCAAGCCCGGCGCGGTCGGCAAGTCCCGCCTGCGTCTGGCCGATGTCGACCGGGTCACCCTCGCGCGCGCGATCGCGCTGGACACGATCGCGGCCGCAGCGTCCTGCTCCGAGGTCGCGCAGGTGTTCGTCGTGACCGATGACGGCGCCCTCCCGGCGCTCGCCTTCGACATCCCCGGCCTGCGGTTCGTGCCGGAGGGGAACGGAGCGCTGCGCGGCATCGATGCGGCGGTCGCCGCGGGAGCGGCCGCGGCCGGAGAGGGGATGCCGCGCGCCGCGCTTCTCGGAGACCTCCCCGCCCTGCGCGCCGAGGATCTCGCGACGGCCCTCCGCGACTCCTCGGCGGTACCCCGCGCCGTCGTCGCCGATGAGGAGGGCACCGGGACCACCCTCGTGACGGCAGCGGCCGGCGTCCCGTTCCGCTCGTCGTTCGGCGAAGGGTCCTTCGTGCGCCACGTCGGCCTCGGATGCACGCCCCTGGACGTCGACGAGACCTCGACGCTCCGCCGCGACGTCGACACCGCCGACCAGCTGCTGGACGCGATGACCCTCGGCCTCGGTCCCCGCACCGCCCGGGTGCTGTCGGGCCGATGA